Proteins encoded in a region of the Haloglomus salinum genome:
- the pstA gene encoding phosphate ABC transporter permease PstA translates to MAGTTRTNLVKGDTSETNAVAAGAIALAALLFALSLAALFELVTISDPVGGVPVVTLLGLILAGLGGAVITFGVGSFLGYVETQPSPSAGLVATAVLSGIWFTVGGLVASQTLGLGGLTWLPVALLVGGGAFALTALPREDIGSTLPAGALTLLTGLVFVTGTIGPAWVWELAFEQQASLTAEFVVPTATLFAALLSGWAAAKAYGGFGARGRHMGAYVLIYLNASSIVGVLFVLVAFTAVKGIPGLLNGARVGQGVGPAVGPVALPVSVPFVMNGAGLFAEVKGVLPAIVGTVWLVVGAVLFAVPLGVGAAIFLTEYAERGRLTQAVEVATNGLWSTPSIVFGLFGFAFLVPRFGGNKSLISGMLTLGFMLLPLVLITSREAIIAVPDEYRDASAALGVTKWQTVKSVVIPAALPGVVTGVILGVGRIAGETAPILLTMTGGTFVSGGQTVDVIGGFQFTSTPPFVANPELLDATTALPFQLFALIKAGVGLGDNVASPEQFQWATALMLLVVVLSFYAIGIGARYYFRRRLNHE, encoded by the coding sequence ATGGCGGGCACGACGCGGACGAACCTCGTCAAGGGCGACACCTCGGAGACGAACGCGGTCGCGGCGGGCGCGATCGCGCTCGCGGCACTCCTCTTTGCCCTCTCGCTGGCGGCGCTGTTCGAACTCGTCACCATCAGCGACCCGGTCGGCGGCGTGCCGGTCGTCACGCTGCTCGGGCTGATCCTCGCGGGCCTGGGCGGGGCGGTCATCACCTTCGGCGTCGGCTCGTTCCTGGGTTACGTCGAGACCCAGCCGAGCCCGAGCGCCGGCCTGGTCGCGACGGCGGTCCTCTCGGGCATCTGGTTCACGGTCGGTGGGCTGGTCGCCTCCCAGACACTCGGGCTGGGTGGGCTCACCTGGCTGCCCGTCGCCCTCCTCGTGGGCGGCGGCGCGTTCGCCCTGACCGCGCTCCCCCGGGAGGACATCGGCTCGACGCTCCCAGCCGGCGCCCTCACCCTCCTGACGGGACTGGTCTTCGTCACCGGGACCATCGGGCCGGCCTGGGTGTGGGAGCTGGCCTTCGAGCAGCAGGCCTCGCTCACCGCCGAGTTCGTCGTCCCCACGGCGACGCTGTTCGCCGCGCTCCTCTCGGGCTGGGCCGCGGCGAAGGCGTACGGCGGCTTCGGCGCCCGTGGCCGGCATATGGGCGCGTACGTACTCATCTACCTGAACGCGAGTTCCATCGTGGGCGTGCTGTTCGTTCTGGTCGCGTTCACGGCGGTGAAGGGGATTCCTGGGCTGTTGAACGGGGCCCGGGTCGGCCAGGGTGTCGGCCCGGCAGTGGGACCGGTCGCGCTCCCGGTCTCGGTGCCGTTCGTGATGAACGGAGCCGGACTGTTCGCCGAGGTGAAGGGCGTGCTGCCGGCGATCGTCGGGACGGTCTGGCTGGTGGTCGGCGCGGTGCTGTTCGCGGTGCCGCTGGGCGTCGGTGCGGCGATCTTCCTCACGGAGTACGCCGAGCGGGGTCGACTCACCCAGGCCGTCGAGGTGGCGACCAACGGGCTCTGGAGCACGCCCAGCATCGTGTTCGGCCTGTTCGGCTTCGCCTTCCTCGTCCCACGGTTCGGGGGGAACAAGTCGCTGATATCGGGGATGCTCACGCTCGGGTTCATGCTTCTCCCGTTGGTGCTCATCACGAGCCGGGAGGCGATCATCGCGGTGCCCGACGAGTACCGCGACGCGAGCGCCGCGCTGGGGGTCACGAAGTGGCAGACGGTCAAGAGCGTGGTCATCCCGGCTGCGCTTCCAGGCGTCGTCACGGGCGTCATCCTCGGCGTCGGCCGGATCGCGGGCGAGACCGCCCCCATCCTGCTGACGATGACCGGCGGGACGTTCGTCTCGGGGGGGCAGACCGTCGACGTGATTGGCGGCTTCCAGTTCACGAGCACGCCGCCGTTCGTCGCCAACCCCGAGCTGCTGGATGCGACGACGGCGCTCCCGTTCCAGCTGTTCGCGCTGATCAAGGCGGGCGTCGGCCTCGGCGACAACGTCGCCAGCCCCGAGCAGTTCCAGTGGGCGACGGCACTGATGTTGCTGGTGGTGGTGCTGTCGTTCTACGCGATCGGCATCGGCGCGCGGTACTACTTCCGGAGGCGACTCAACCATGAGTGA
- the pstC gene encoding phosphate ABC transporter permease subunit PstC: MSNTTNEPAASAGMFARRRRQLRDFVEETEPAALATVSVMTVALLSALAGFLAVSPLTIIPFAVFLVSTGYGWLRHQGLTARVLTFSMMVSTVLILLLIIVFIFVESIPVIQYESATVFGVSIPGLRLFTQTQWDAVSPPIRYSMVPMIHGTVMVTAIATAVAAPLGVAAALFLSEIAPPTVREVVKPGVEILAGIPSIVYGFIGFTILSPWAADQFQTVGQGSYLFVGIVVGLMALPTVVSVAEDALSSVPESMKSGSLAMGTTDWQTMTSITLPAAFSGVSAAVLLGVGRAIGETMAATVMLRGVPQLTEPLYNAFYGQATLTSLIANNYGEADGLQMDALFVAGVILFITVLVISIGAQYIEWRMRRKLGGDV, translated from the coding sequence ATGTCGAACACAACGAACGAACCGGCCGCGAGTGCGGGCATGTTCGCGCGACGGCGCCGGCAGCTCCGGGACTTCGTCGAGGAGACGGAGCCGGCGGCGCTGGCCACGGTCAGCGTGATGACCGTCGCGCTCCTGTCGGCACTCGCCGGGTTCCTCGCGGTGTCGCCCCTGACTATCATCCCCTTCGCCGTGTTCCTCGTCAGTACGGGGTACGGCTGGCTCCGGCACCAGGGCCTGACCGCCCGGGTGCTGACCTTCTCGATGATGGTCTCGACCGTCCTGATACTGCTGTTGATCATCGTCTTCATCTTCGTCGAGTCGATTCCCGTCATCCAGTACGAGAGCGCGACCGTGTTCGGCGTCTCCATCCCCGGGCTGCGGCTGTTCACGCAGACGCAGTGGGACGCGGTCTCCCCGCCGATCCGGTACTCGATGGTCCCGATGATCCACGGGACGGTGATGGTGACGGCCATCGCGACGGCGGTCGCGGCGCCGCTGGGCGTGGCCGCAGCGCTGTTCCTCTCGGAGATCGCACCACCGACCGTCCGCGAGGTCGTCAAGCCGGGCGTGGAGATCCTCGCCGGTATCCCCTCCATCGTCTACGGGTTCATCGGGTTCACCATCCTGAGCCCGTGGGCGGCCGACCAGTTCCAGACCGTCGGCCAGGGGTCGTACCTGTTCGTCGGCATCGTCGTCGGGCTGATGGCGCTGCCGACGGTCGTCTCGGTGGCCGAGGACGCCCTCTCGAGCGTCCCCGAGTCGATGAAGAGCGGCTCGCTCGCGATGGGAACGACCGACTGGCAGACGATGACCTCCATCACCCTGCCGGCGGCGTTCTCGGGCGTCTCGGCGGCGGTCCTGCTGGGAGTCGGGCGGGCCATCGGCGAGACGATGGCCGCGACGGTCATGTTGCGGGGCGTGCCGCAGTTGACGGAGCCGCTGTACAACGCCTTCTACGGCCAGGCGACGCTCACCTCGCTCATCGCCAACAACTACGGCGAGGCCGACGGGCTCCAGATGGACGCCCTGTTCGTCGCGGGCGTCATCCTGTTCATCACGGTACTCGTCATCTCCATCGGGGCACAGTACATCGAGTGGCGGATGCGCCGGAAGCTGGGAGGTGATGTCTGA
- a CDS encoding substrate-binding domain-containing protein produces MSDGTTSGTGVSRRKFLVSSGAIGAAGLAGCTSNGQNNSGGGGDGGDGGDGGSGGPALLTAEGSSTVYPISNKGSSYWNANAPPSDGEYWGSNDEGQVPGWNEIQTDDNLADYFAAKYGFEKTGQRSNPPYNTTVSLSHSGTGCKAVRDELVDIGNSSGPITAELGWSEEKANEEVVDHVVGRDGQPVVVSSDIYDNGVQQLTGEQVRKIYQDEITNWSEVGGPDQEIFVIGRAEGSGTDTAFRLNMLGSADAPMPGVNSRFGQNQQVAEAVSNNDGAIAYMALAFTSETVQPIGIEFEGTLYQPDKDAENTIFDSSYPLNRDLHMYTKITEDTPSGTDKREGAFLNMFLTNFGQIVFVEQNNYIPLPTSDIQSEADKLPEQA; encoded by the coding sequence ATGTCAGACGGCACAACGTCCGGTACCGGCGTATCACGGCGGAAGTTCCTCGTCAGTTCGGGCGCCATCGGGGCAGCGGGGCTGGCTGGCTGCACCAGCAACGGCCAGAACAACAGCGGCGGCGGCGGCGACGGTGGCGACGGTGGCGACGGCGGCAGCGGCGGCCCGGCGCTGCTCACCGCCGAGGGCTCCTCGACCGTCTACCCCATCTCGAACAAGGGCAGTTCCTACTGGAACGCGAACGCGCCGCCGAGCGACGGCGAGTACTGGGGCTCCAATGACGAGGGGCAGGTGCCCGGCTGGAACGAGATCCAGACGGACGACAACCTTGCGGACTACTTCGCGGCCAAGTACGGCTTCGAGAAGACGGGTCAGCGGTCGAACCCGCCGTACAACACGACGGTCAGCCTGAGCCACTCCGGCACCGGCTGCAAGGCGGTCCGCGACGAGCTGGTCGACATCGGAAACTCCTCCGGCCCCATCACGGCCGAACTCGGCTGGAGCGAGGAGAAGGCCAACGAGGAGGTCGTCGACCACGTCGTCGGCCGCGACGGCCAGCCGGTCGTCGTGAGCAGCGATATCTACGACAACGGCGTCCAGCAGCTCACCGGTGAGCAGGTCCGGAAGATCTACCAGGACGAGATAACCAACTGGTCCGAGGTCGGCGGCCCCGACCAGGAGATCTTCGTCATCGGCCGTGCGGAGGGCTCGGGCACGGACACGGCGTTCCGGCTCAACATGCTCGGCAGCGCCGACGCACCGATGCCGGGCGTCAACTCCCGGTTCGGACAGAACCAGCAGGTCGCCGAGGCCGTCTCCAACAACGACGGTGCCATCGCGTACATGGCGCTGGCGTTCACCAGCGAGACGGTCCAGCCGATCGGCATCGAGTTCGAGGGGACCCTGTACCAGCCGGACAAGGACGCCGAGAACACCATCTTCGACAGTTCCTACCCGCTGAACCGCGACCTCCACATGTACACGAAGATCACCGAGGACACCCCGAGCGGGACGGACAAGCGGGAGGGGGCCTTCCTGAACATGTTCCTGACGAACTTCGGTCAGATCGTCTTCGTCGAACAGAACAACTACATCCCGCTTCCGACGAGCGATATCCAGTCAGAGGCCGACAAGCTGCCCGAGCAGGCGTAA
- a CDS encoding DUF2391 domain-containing protein produces the protein MTEDGAAHDEGSTASEDHPPRPLGEPPPTTSDVLDELEALSRTVDDPEEREAVERAKLVLGEMQSGPFGNVVYGFDRADAAEALLGALLFGIPMFVEGGTLEVGAFVATNPLYLAGTLGASVLLTVGILYVADFQDVRVYRPLLGFIPRRLAGILIISFVTALVAMTAWGRLDWSQPWLSFCQVSVTLVPMVIGAALGDLLPGS, from the coding sequence ATGACCGAGGACGGCGCGGCCCACGACGAGGGCTCGACCGCCAGCGAGGACCACCCACCGCGCCCGCTCGGGGAGCCGCCACCGACGACGAGCGACGTGCTCGACGAACTGGAGGCCCTCTCCCGGACTGTCGACGACCCCGAGGAGCGCGAGGCTGTCGAGCGCGCGAAACTCGTCCTCGGCGAGATGCAGTCGGGGCCGTTCGGCAACGTCGTCTACGGCTTCGACCGCGCGGACGCCGCCGAGGCGCTGCTGGGGGCGCTCCTGTTCGGTATCCCCATGTTCGTGGAGGGAGGCACCCTGGAGGTCGGCGCGTTCGTCGCCACCAACCCCCTCTACCTCGCCGGGACCCTCGGCGCGTCCGTCCTGCTCACGGTCGGTATCCTCTACGTCGCCGACTTCCAGGACGTACGCGTCTACCGACCGTTGCTGGGGTTCATCCCCCGGCGGCTCGCCGGTATCCTCATCATCTCGTTCGTCACGGCGCTGGTCGCGATGACCGCGTGGGGTCGGCTGGACTGGTCACAGCCGTGGCTCTCGTTCTGCCAGGTGTCGGTCACGCTGGTGCCGATGGTCATCGGGGCGGCGCTGGGGGACCTGCTACCCGGTTCCTGA
- a CDS encoding 3-hydroxyacyl-CoA dehydrogenase family protein: protein MADTTEHVAILGAGTMGRGIAHAAAVVGHEVTLRDVDESVLEEAADAVDESISGAADRGKLDAAAAEAARQRVRTTEDIDACADATVVIEAVPEQLDLKTSVLDEAVAVVDDDALVTSNTSSLPVTELAASLEDPSRFCGLHFFNPAYVMGLVEVVTAEQTGDDARQHAIDFVESLEKEAVVVRDAPGFASSRLGVTLGAEAMRMLETGTAKTADIDAAMELGYRHPMGPLKLSDVVGLDVRLDILEHLREELGERFRPPEVLRRKVRAGHLGQKSGRGFYVWEDGEAVRPVDEA, encoded by the coding sequence ATGGCAGATACGACAGAACACGTGGCCATCCTCGGTGCCGGAACGATGGGGCGGGGCATCGCCCACGCCGCCGCCGTCGTGGGACACGAGGTGACGCTTCGGGACGTGGACGAGTCGGTTCTCGAGGAGGCCGCCGACGCGGTCGACGAGAGCATCTCCGGCGCCGCCGACCGTGGCAAACTCGACGCCGCCGCGGCCGAGGCCGCGCGCCAGCGCGTGCGGACGACGGAGGACATCGACGCCTGCGCGGACGCGACCGTCGTCATCGAGGCCGTTCCCGAGCAACTCGACCTGAAGACCAGCGTGCTCGATGAAGCCGTGGCCGTCGTCGACGACGACGCACTCGTCACCTCCAACACCTCCTCGCTTCCGGTGACCGAACTCGCCGCGTCGCTCGAGGACCCGTCGCGGTTCTGTGGGCTCCACTTCTTCAACCCCGCGTACGTGATGGGGCTGGTCGAGGTGGTGACCGCCGAGCAGACGGGCGACGACGCCCGTCAGCACGCCATCGACTTCGTCGAGTCGCTGGAGAAGGAGGCCGTCGTCGTCCGTGACGCGCCAGGGTTCGCATCCTCGCGGCTCGGCGTCACGCTCGGCGCCGAGGCGATGCGGATGCTGGAGACGGGCACCGCGAAGACCGCCGATATCGACGCCGCGATGGAGCTGGGGTACCGCCATCCGATGGGACCGCTGAAGCTCTCCGACGTGGTCGGGCTGGACGTCCGACTCGACATCCTCGAACACCTGCGCGAGGAACTGGGCGAGCGCTTCCGCCCGCCGGAGGTGCTGCGTCGCAAGGTCCGCGCCGGCCACCTCGGACAGAAGTCCGGCCGCGGGTTCTACGTCTGGGAGGACGGCGAGGCCGTCCGCCCGGTCGACGAGGCGTAG
- a CDS encoding acyl-CoA thioesterase/bile acid-CoA:amino acid N-acyltransferase family protein: MKRNSDDSDWNRASSTLSIEVPSRSPNDEAVDLRVTGAAPGSTVEFRATLVDDEGREWISRAAYTADGEGIVDCRDRAPERGTYEGVEPMGWLWSMRTDADARFVSLGDRAEVPVALQASTDAAASEREVTRMLYDPAIETRAVDHEGLVGDLFLPPDGGPHPVVLDLHGSAGRTSHRLARTLATHGFAVCSLQYFGEPDPIPDELARVPLSYFDEAAAWLRDQPDLRGGRLGVVGTSRGAELALLLGARADWVGAVVSYAGSGVVWDTPDGTPAWVVDGEPIPHLSGEGPPERTDDGRVRTRPVLERGFENASEAARRAATIPVERIEGPVLLLSGDADPVWPARRLSAVTAERLSRHDFPHPFEHLTYDGCGHLIGVPHVPFGGVEAGDVTARATAHAAADSWPVVLEFLDRGLNEH, encoded by the coding sequence ATGAAACGAAACTCCGACGACAGCGACTGGAATCGTGCTTCCAGTACCCTCTCCATCGAAGTCCCGTCCCGCTCACCGAACGACGAGGCAGTCGATCTCCGTGTCACCGGCGCGGCACCCGGCTCGACCGTCGAGTTCCGTGCCACGCTCGTCGACGACGAGGGCAGGGAGTGGATATCGCGGGCGGCGTACACGGCCGACGGGGAGGGCATCGTCGACTGCCGCGACCGTGCCCCCGAGCGAGGGACGTACGAGGGCGTCGAACCGATGGGGTGGCTGTGGTCGATGCGGACCGACGCCGATGCCCGGTTCGTGAGCCTCGGCGACCGTGCCGAGGTGCCGGTCGCCCTGCAGGCCAGTACCGACGCTGCGGCGAGCGAGCGGGAGGTGACACGGATGCTGTACGACCCGGCCATCGAGACACGAGCCGTCGACCACGAGGGCCTCGTCGGCGACCTGTTCCTCCCGCCGGACGGCGGGCCGCATCCGGTCGTCCTCGACCTGCACGGGTCGGCCGGCCGGACCTCCCACCGGCTCGCGCGGACGCTCGCGACCCACGGGTTCGCCGTGTGCTCGCTCCAGTACTTCGGCGAGCCCGACCCGATTCCGGACGAACTCGCTCGCGTGCCGCTCTCGTACTTCGACGAGGCGGCAGCCTGGCTCCGCGACCAGCCCGACCTCCGGGGAGGGCGGCTGGGCGTCGTCGGAACATCCCGCGGGGCCGAACTCGCGCTCCTGCTCGGCGCGAGGGCCGACTGGGTGGGCGCCGTCGTCTCCTACGCCGGGAGCGGTGTCGTCTGGGATACGCCCGACGGCACGCCGGCCTGGGTGGTCGACGGGGAGCCGATTCCACATCTCTCGGGGGAGGGACCGCCGGAGCGGACGGACGACGGTCGGGTCCGCACGCGGCCGGTTCTGGAGCGGGGCTTCGAGAACGCCTCGGAGGCCGCCCGCCGCGCCGCGACCATCCCGGTCGAGCGGATCGAGGGGCCCGTCCTCCTGCTCTCTGGCGATGCGGACCCGGTGTGGCCGGCCCGACGGCTCTCGGCCGTCACGGCCGAGCGGCTGTCGCGACACGACTTCCCCCATCCGTTCGAGCACCTGACCTACGACGGCTGTGGCCACCTTATCGGCGTGCCGCACGTTCCGTTCGGGGGTGTCGAAGCGGGCGATGTGACCGCCCGCGCGACCGCACACGCCGCGGCGGACTCCTGGCCGGTCGTGCTGGAGTTCCTCGACCGTGGGCTGAACGAGCACTGA
- a CDS encoding Single-stranded DNA binding protein: MELEDHAEELASDLGVDKEEVLEDLERLVQYSVPVDEAKGSLRRKYGGGDGGGGSEPTKADIADIEPDSGNVTVTARVLTVGKRSIRYNGEDQVIHEGELADETGVIDFTAWNDFGLSEGDTITAGNAGVREWEGEAELNLGDSTTLAFEDESLDVPYEVGGDRNLADLEPGDRGRNLEVRVMEVESKVIDGRDGETEILSGVLADESTRLPFTDWDPHPELVEGASVRIEDVYVREFRGVPSVNVSAFSLVAAIDREVAANDEAQQLPIGEAVDGGGAYDVELVGNVIEVRDGSGLIQRCPECGRVVQNGQCRSHGQVDAEDDLRVKAILDDGTGTATAVLDREMTEAIYGGTLEDALDAARDAMDREVVAEDIAADLVGKEFRVRGTLSVDEYGANLDATEFASVDDDPAARATALLESRGDA, from the coding sequence ATGGAGTTAGAAGACCATGCCGAGGAACTCGCCTCCGACCTCGGCGTCGACAAAGAGGAGGTCTTAGAGGACCTGGAACGGCTGGTACAGTACAGCGTGCCGGTGGACGAGGCGAAGGGTTCGCTCCGCCGGAAGTACGGCGGTGGCGACGGTGGCGGCGGTTCCGAGCCGACCAAGGCCGACATCGCCGACATCGAACCCGACTCCGGCAACGTCACCGTCACGGCCCGCGTCCTCACCGTCGGCAAGCGGTCCATCCGCTACAACGGCGAGGACCAGGTCATCCACGAGGGCGAACTGGCCGACGAGACGGGCGTCATCGATTTCACCGCGTGGAACGACTTCGGCCTCTCGGAAGGCGACACCATCACCGCGGGCAATGCCGGCGTGCGCGAGTGGGAGGGCGAGGCCGAGTTGAACCTCGGCGACTCGACGACCCTCGCGTTCGAGGACGAGTCGCTCGACGTGCCGTACGAGGTCGGCGGCGACCGCAACCTCGCCGACCTCGAACCCGGCGACCGCGGGCGGAACCTGGAGGTCCGCGTGATGGAGGTCGAGTCGAAGGTCATCGACGGCCGCGACGGCGAGACCGAGATCCTGAGCGGTGTCCTCGCCGACGAGTCGACCCGGCTCCCGTTCACCGACTGGGACCCGCATCCCGAACTCGTCGAGGGCGCGTCCGTCCGAATCGAGGATGTCTACGTCCGGGAGTTCCGGGGCGTCCCCTCGGTGAACGTCTCCGCGTTCTCGCTGGTCGCAGCCATCGACCGCGAGGTCGCGGCCAACGACGAGGCCCAGCAGCTCCCCATCGGCGAGGCCGTCGACGGCGGTGGCGCGTACGACGTGGAGCTCGTCGGTAACGTCATCGAGGTCCGGGACGGCTCGGGGCTCATCCAGCGCTGTCCGGAGTGTGGCCGTGTGGTCCAGAACGGCCAGTGCCGCTCGCACGGACAGGTCGACGCGGAGGACGACCTCCGCGTGAAGGCCATCCTCGACGACGGGACCGGCACCGCGACGGCGGTTCTCGACCGCGAGATGACCGAGGCCATCTACGGCGGGACGCTCGAGGACGCCCTCGACGCCGCTCGCGACGCGATGGACCGCGAGGTCGTGGCCGAGGACATCGCCGCCGACCTCGTCGGCAAGGAGTTCCGCGTCCGCGGGACGCTCTCGGTCGACGAGTACGGCGCCAATCTCGACGCCACCGAGTTCGCGTCCGTCGACGACGACCCGGCCGCGCGTGCGACCGCCCTCCTCGAATCGCGGGGTGACGCATGA
- a CDS encoding metallophosphoesterase, translating into MAPETPRVEPLPGEPAAVAETDEGRVLVLADYHAGLEVALRHDGVELGNRADERRESALRLLAESGADRVVLLGDVGNAIGDPNETEQRELDELFAALTERVPVTVTPGNHDGGLAEVVADLGYAPGDAPDGHAVTVTDAAGTRVGGVGFAHGHTWPGRGVVEAPVVCTAHEHPVVRLEDEVGGRRVERAWLRGRLAPDPFVAHAADAGDESPEVVGDLVVCPAFNDLTGGTWVNEGQDFLSPFLPEGLVDGEAYLLDGTRLGEYQSV; encoded by the coding sequence GTGGCCCCCGAGACTCCACGCGTCGAACCGCTTCCCGGCGAACCGGCGGCCGTCGCCGAGACGGATGAGGGACGTGTACTCGTGCTGGCGGACTACCACGCCGGGCTGGAGGTGGCGCTCCGCCACGACGGCGTGGAACTCGGCAACCGTGCCGACGAGCGCCGCGAGTCCGCTCTCCGGCTGCTGGCCGAGAGCGGCGCCGACCGCGTCGTCCTGCTCGGCGACGTGGGCAACGCCATCGGCGACCCGAACGAGACCGAACAGCGCGAGCTGGACGAACTGTTCGCCGCGCTGACCGAGCGCGTCCCCGTCACCGTGACGCCGGGGAACCACGACGGCGGCCTCGCGGAGGTGGTGGCCGACCTCGGCTACGCCCCGGGCGACGCGCCGGACGGGCACGCCGTGACGGTCACCGACGCCGCGGGCACCCGCGTCGGTGGGGTCGGGTTCGCGCACGGGCACACGTGGCCCGGGCGCGGGGTCGTCGAGGCGCCCGTGGTCTGTACCGCTCACGAGCACCCGGTCGTCCGGCTGGAGGACGAGGTCGGCGGCCGACGGGTCGAGCGCGCGTGGCTCAGGGGTCGACTCGCACCCGACCCCTTCGTGGCTCACGCCGCGGACGCCGGTGATGAGTCACCCGAGGTGGTCGGTGACCTCGTCGTGTGCCCGGCGTTCAACGACCTCACCGGCGGAACCTGGGTGAACGAGGGCCAGGACTTCCTCTCCCCGTTCCTGCCCGAGGGCCTCGTCGATGGGGAGGCGTACCTGCTGGACGGGACGCGACTCGGGGAGTACCAGTCCGTCTGA
- a CDS encoding mechanosensitive ion channel domain-containing protein yields MLGQIPVQASIVRSALDEFVAGLAAALPDLLTGLLFLVLAAVVIKLVMTVVRLVLRRSVPQSQAVYRQFVSTIVFVFLCFGAGLSFLSIVGLTAIAASLGTATGFLALGVSYALSGMLADAVAGVYLLRDPDFMPGDRIDVGGTVGEVKSIELRKTRFRVEGDTMVRGNAEIEKKWTKLDDND; encoded by the coding sequence GTGCTCGGGCAGATACCCGTCCAGGCCTCGATAGTTCGTAGCGCACTCGACGAGTTCGTCGCCGGGCTGGCCGCCGCCCTGCCGGACCTGCTGACTGGGCTGCTCTTCCTGGTACTCGCCGCGGTGGTCATCAAGCTCGTCATGACCGTCGTCAGGCTCGTTCTTCGGCGGAGCGTGCCGCAGTCACAGGCAGTCTACCGGCAGTTCGTCTCGACCATCGTGTTCGTCTTCCTCTGTTTCGGGGCGGGGCTCAGTTTCCTCTCTATCGTCGGGCTCACCGCCATCGCCGCCTCGCTCGGGACGGCCACCGGCTTCCTCGCACTGGGCGTCTCGTACGCGCTGTCTGGGATGCTGGCCGACGCCGTCGCCGGGGTCTACCTGCTCCGCGACCCGGATTTCATGCCCGGTGACCGGATAGATGTCGGCGGCACCGTCGGCGAGGTGAAGAGTATCGAACTCCGGAAGACCCGCTTCCGGGTCGAGGGGGACACGATGGTCCGCGGGAACGCCGAGATCGAGAAGAAGTGGACGAAGCTGGACGACAACGACTAG
- a CDS encoding LysE family translocator, which yields MPVDLPVAFLLAAGALVLAPGPDTFYVLDRGLGDSQRVGLAAAAGVATGILGHTAGVTLGLSALLRASPAAYGGLRLVGAAYLLFLGGSTLRRLAHGSGATIGDRKSRDESGSSRRWPSDGIPGAYLQGVAVNVLNPKVLVFFLAFLPQFAGPDVVDLAAHGGWYAVLTMTYLGAVALSAHRVRGVLAARPRVAVGLQAVSGVVLLGFGAELLLFGIA from the coding sequence ATGCCGGTCGACCTCCCCGTCGCCTTCCTGCTCGCCGCCGGGGCGCTCGTCCTCGCTCCGGGCCCGGACACGTTCTACGTCCTCGATAGGGGGCTCGGTGACAGCCAGCGCGTCGGCCTGGCCGCTGCGGCCGGCGTCGCGACGGGCATCCTCGGCCACACGGCCGGCGTGACGCTCGGCCTGTCCGCGCTGTTGCGCGCGTCGCCGGCGGCCTACGGGGGACTGCGGCTCGTCGGCGCGGCGTACCTGCTCTTCCTTGGCGGGTCGACACTCCGCCGGCTCGCCCACGGCTCGGGTGCCACCATCGGCGACCGGAAAAGCCGCGACGAGAGCGGGAGCAGCCGGCGGTGGCCGAGCGACGGTATCCCCGGGGCGTACCTCCAGGGTGTCGCGGTGAACGTCCTCAACCCGAAGGTCCTGGTGTTCTTCCTGGCGTTCCTGCCGCAGTTCGCCGGTCCCGACGTGGTCGACCTGGCCGCGCACGGGGGGTGGTACGCCGTCCTCACGATGACCTACCTCGGGGCCGTTGCACTGTCGGCCCACCGCGTCCGGGGCGTCCTGGCCGCCCGTCCGCGGGTCGCGGTGGGCCTCCAGGCGGTGTCGGGCGTCGTCCTGCTCGGGTTCGGCGCCGAACTGTTGCTGTTCGGCATCGCCTGA